A region from the Terriglobia bacterium genome encodes:
- a CDS encoding serine hydrolase domain-containing protein: protein MTKITRREFAWTAAALALQTRTLGAAVSPLDDVLRTGIQRRKIPAVAAMVATADKIRYQGAFGKRDVSSGIDVTPDSIFAIASMTKAITSTAALQLVDQGKLKLDEPVSKHLRQLGMLRVLEGYDSAGKPVLRAPRTPVTLHHLLTHTSGLCYDTWSGEMVEYEKRGGAAPSGVAPSVPLMFDPGKRWQYGYSTDWTGRLVEKVSGLTLEQYFQRNILQPLAMKDTSFIVPPEKFDRLVSRHQRQADGSLQQEMRALPPVPAAFNGGGGLYSTAGDYVRFMQMILRKGRSAKGEEILRPQTVAMMSSNQIGDLGAGKLKTFQPARSSDVDLHPGAVDRWGLGFLINTAAYPAGRSAGSLAWAGIANTFYWIDPKRGTCATIMMQFLPFVDKEAVGLLSDFERAAYSS from the coding sequence ATGACAAAAATCACTCGCCGCGAATTTGCCTGGACTGCGGCTGCTCTAGCTTTGCAGACCCGGACGCTGGGCGCAGCCGTATCTCCGCTCGATGACGTTCTCCGGACGGGCATCCAGCGAAGAAAGATACCGGCCGTTGCCGCAATGGTGGCGACCGCGGACAAGATCAGGTATCAGGGCGCATTCGGCAAACGCGACGTGTCTTCAGGTATCGATGTCACGCCGGACTCGATCTTTGCAATCGCCTCGATGACCAAGGCGATCACATCAACGGCCGCTCTTCAGCTGGTGGATCAGGGCAAGCTGAAACTGGACGAGCCCGTCTCGAAACATCTTCGTCAATTGGGAATGCTGCGCGTTCTCGAGGGTTACGATTCCGCCGGCAAACCGGTGTTGCGCGCGCCGCGCACTCCGGTGACGCTGCATCATCTGCTCACCCATACCTCAGGTCTGTGCTACGACACCTGGAGCGGCGAAATGGTCGAGTATGAAAAGCGCGGCGGTGCCGCACCCAGCGGTGTTGCGCCGTCGGTGCCACTGATGTTCGATCCGGGAAAGCGCTGGCAGTACGGCTACAGCACCGACTGGACGGGCCGGCTGGTTGAGAAAGTGAGCGGCTTGACGCTCGAGCAATATTTTCAGCGCAACATTCTTCAGCCACTCGCCATGAAAGACACCTCGTTCATCGTTCCGCCGGAGAAGTTCGATCGTCTGGTCAGCCGCCATCAACGCCAGGCCGATGGATCGCTTCAGCAGGAAATGCGGGCGCTGCCGCCGGTTCCTGCCGCATTCAACGGAGGCGGCGGCCTGTACTCGACAGCGGGCGACTACGTGCGGTTCATGCAGATGATCCTGAGGAAGGGCCGCAGTGCGAAGGGCGAAGAGATTCTCCGGCCGCAAACAGTGGCCATGATGTCGTCGAATCAAATCGGCGATCTCGGCGCCGGAAAGCTCAAGACCTTCCAGCCCGCACGCTCCAGTGATGTGGATCTGCATCCCGGCGCTGTCGACAGGTGGGGCCTCGGCTTCCTGATCAACACCGCGGCATATCCGGCTGGCCGCTCGGCCGGCAGCCTGGCCTGGGCCGGAATTGCGAACACGTTTTATTGGATCGATCCGAAGCGCGGAACCTGCGCCACGATCATGATGCAGTTCCTTCCGTTCGTGGATAAAGAAGCTGTCGGATTGTTGAGCGATTTTGAGCGCGCGGCCTATTCAAGCTGA